A stretch of DNA from Paenibacillus sp. FSL W8-0186:
CGGCTCGACGTATCCGCAAAGCGAATGGTTCAAGGCAACGTAAAACTGCAGTGCTTTGCCATTTTCTTATCCAAGCAGCTGGGGACCCCGAATATGGGGCATATTTTGGATCAGATCGATGTTTACAATGCCCGTGTCGTTCCAAACGGAATATATCCCATTCGCTATGCCGAAGAGCTGGAGCAATGGGAACAGGAGGGGAAGCAGGGAGGATTGCTGGCACTGGAAGGAGCGGACGGCCTGGAGGGAAACTTGCATTATTTGCAAGTTTGCTTTGAATTGGGGGTGCGCTTGCTGGGAATTACTTGGAATCATGCAAATTGGGCAGCTGATGGCATATTGGAACAACGTAACGGAGGGTTTACGCTTAAAGGCGTCCAGCTCGTCGAATTAAGCCATCAGTTAGAAATGATACTAGATGTATCCCATTTGTCCCAGAAGGGCTTCTGGGAGCTCGTAGAGCTCTCTGAGGCTGCGCGGCGGCCGTTTATAGCTTCGCATTCGAATGCCTACGCGGTCTGTGATCATGTCAGAAATTTGCATGATGAGCAAATTCAAGCTATCATACGAATGAACGGCCGAATCGGTGTGACATTTGTCCCTTGGTTCGTTCAGAAAGGCGGCACTCCGTCGAGCAGGCATTTGCTTCCTCACATTGAGCATATTTGCGCTTTGGGCGGGGAGCACCATATTATGTTTGGCTCTGACTTCGACGGAATTGAAGAGCATCTTAGTGATCTTGATCATTGCGGACGCTATTTGGATTGGGCAGAAATGCTGCTGAAGCATTACCCTGAACGGCTTGTACGGGGATGGTTGTACGATAATGCAGTCAGGTTTTTACGCACGTGGCTGCCAAAAAACAAGTAAGCGCTTTAATTAATCCAATCGTGAGATCGATATGATCGAAAACTACTATATGAGAAAAGGCTCGAAAACGCTTGCTTTTTATTTGTTTGCGACATAAAATTGACATGACTCTGAAACAGAATGTTCACATTTATGGAAACGGTGAATACTGTTTCCAAGTCAACATTCTAGCTGCACTATAAATATACTGATAGTGCTATAGCGATACGATTAAAGGGGTGGGCGATCTTGATTAGTCAATTGTCTTGGAAGATCGGTGGACAGCAAGGTGAAGGCGTTGAAAGTACAGATCGAATTTTTTCGACGGCCTTGAACAGACTGGGATATTACTTGTACGGGTATCGGCATTTCTCCTCCCGTATTAAAGGCGGCCATACGAATAACAAAATTCGGATCAGTACAATGCCGATTCGTGCGATTTCCGACGATTTGGACATTTTAGTCGCTTTTGACCAAGAAAGTATCGATTTGAATGCACATGAGCTTCGCAGCGGTGGCGTCATCGTAGCCGATGCTAAATTCGATCCTACCGTTCCTGAAGGTGTCGACGCGACTCTCTTTGCGGTTCCGATTACGGCGATTGCGGAGGAGCTGGGTACTTCACTGATGAAGAATATGGTAGCGTCCGGAGCATCTTGGGCGTTGCTTGGTCTGCCGTTGGAAGTATTTAATAAAGCCGTAGAAGAAGAATTTGGACGTAAGGGTCCAGCGATTGTTGAGAAGAATATCGAAGCGGTGAAACGCGGTGCGGATTTTGTGCTTGAGCTTGCCGGAGGGCCGATTGACAGCTTCAAGCTGGGTCCTGCTGACGGTAAACAGAAGCTGTTCATGATCGGCAACGATGCGATTGGCCTTGGCGCGGTTGCTGCCGGATGCCGGATCATGAGCGCCTATCCGATTACGCCGGCTTCTGAAATCATGGAATATTTAATCAAGAAACTGCCGAAATTCGGCGGGACGGTAATTCAAACCGAAGACGAGATTGCCGCCATTACGATGGCGATCGGCTCAAATTATGCTGGTGTCCGGACGATGACCGCATCAGCGGGGCCTGGCTTGGCCCTGATGATGGAAGCGATTGGCCTGGCAGGAATGACCGAGACACCTGTCGTTATTGTAGATACACAGCGTGGTGGCCCAAGTACAGGGCTGCCGACGAAGCAGGAGCAAAGTGATATTAATGCCCTGATCTACGGAACTCATGGTGAAATTCCGAAGATTGTCATTGCGCCTAGTTCGATTGAAGAATGCTTCTACGATACGATTGAAGCTTTCAACCTTGCCGAGAAATATCAAGTTCCTGTCATTTTGGCGACGGATCTTCAGCTTTCGCTGGGCAAGCAGTCCTGCGAAATGCTGGATTACAACAAAATCGTCATTGACCGCGGATATGTGGTGAAGGATATTCCAGACCGTGAGGATGGCAGTATGTTCAATCGTTATGCGTTCACCGAGAATGGCATTTCTCCACGAGTTCTGCCAGGTGAGAAGAACGGGATTCACCATGTTACCGGCGTAGAGCATGATGAGGCTGGACGTCCATCGGAAAGCCCGGTTAACCGGAAGAAAATGATGGATAAACGTCTGCGCAAACTAAACAAACTGCAAGTAACGAATCCGATCCACCTGCAGGCTCCGCATGCTGAGCCGGACATCCTTGTCATCGGCATGGGCTCCACGGGCGGTACAATTGATCAGGCTCGCGCGCGTCTGGACGGCGAAGGCATCAAGACGAACCATATGACCGTTCGCTTGCTGCATCCGTTCCCGGTAGAAGAAGTGCTTCCGGAAATTAAAAAAGCCAAGAAGGTACTTGTTCTCGAGAATAATGCAACAGGCCAGCTGGCTAACCTGATCAAGCAAAACATCGGTTATCACGACAAAATTGTCAATGTGTTGAAGTATGACGGTAATCCGTTCCTTCCTTCGGAAGTTTACAACGAATGCAAAAATGTAGCCGGAAATAAACCGCAGGAGGAGTTGGTATAAATGGCAACTTTCAAAGAGTTTCGTAATAAAATCAAACCAAACTGGTGTCCAGGATGCGGAGACTTTTCCGTACAAGCTGCCATTCAACGCGCTGCGGCCAATGTAGGGCTGGAGCCGGAGGATTTGGCAGTCATCTCCGGAATCGGTTGCTCTGGACGGATTTCTGGATATATTAACGCTTACGGGCTTCATGGAATTCATGGCCGTGCGCTGCCAATCGCTCAGGGCGTAAAGCTGGCAAACCGCGATTTGACCGTTATCGCTTCCGGCGGAGACGGCGACGGGTTTGCAATCGGTATGGGACATACGGTTCATGCGATTCGCCGTAACATCAATATCACTTATATCGTTATGGATAACCAGATTTATGGATTGACGAAAGGTCAGACTTCTCCGCGAAGCGGCGAAGGCTTCAAAACGAAGAGTACGCCTGAAGGATCCATTGAATCTACGTTGTCGCCGCTAGAGGTAGCTCTTGCTGCAGGTGCTACTTTCGTAGCCCAATCCTTCTCCAGCGACTTGAAGCAGCTGACTTCGCTGATCGAACAAGGCATCCAGCACGAAGGCTTCTCGTTGATTAACGTATTCAGCCCGTGCGTAACATTCAACAAAGTGAATACGTACGACTGGTTTAAAGATAATATCATCAACTTGGATACAGTAGAAGGCTATGATCCTACGAACCGCCTTGCTGCAATGACGAAGCTGATGGAAACGGGCAGCATGATCACAGGTTTGATCTATCAAAACAAAGAGAAGAAGAGCTACGAGAACCTTGTTCACGGTTTCTCCCAGGAACCGCTGGCGCATCAATCGCTGGCATTATCCCAAGCCGACTTTGACAATCTTGTTGCAGAATTCAGATAATACGGTGAAAGATGTCCTTTTTGAGAGGACATCTTTTTCTTTTTGTTTGAAATAGGTGTATAATGGGTAACGATGTAAAGCGTCATCGACATAGAGAAAAAACTGAGGAGTGTTTGCAAATGAGCAAAACAGTGCCAGTCGGCGTATCAGCGCGTCATATCCATTTGACCCAGGAACATATCGAAGCTTTGTTTGGACAAGGCTACCAGCTTACGGAATTCAAACCGTTGTCTCAGCCAGGACAATTTGCGGCCAACGAAACGGTGGCAGTCATCGGTCCGAAGGGTCAATTCGACAAAGTGCGTATACTAGGACCTGCACGTCCTGCTTCACAGCTTGAAATTTCCCGTACCGATTCGTTTGCGATCGGCGTAAAAGCGCCGGTAAGAGAATCTGGAAATATTGAAGGTACGCCGGGTATTACGATTAAAGGACCTGCTGGCGAAGTGGTGCTGCAAGAAGGAGTAATCGTAGCAGCCCGCCACATCCATTTTCATACTTCTGATGCCGAGAAATGGGGCATTAAAGATAAGCAAATGCTGAAAGTTCGTCTGGGCGGAGAGCGTGGCCTAGTGCTGGAGAACGTCATTGCTCGCGTTTCCGATTCCTTTGCACTGGATATGCATATCGACACAGATGAAGCTAATGCAGCAGGAGCGAGTAACGGCGATACCGCTGAAATTATTGACTAATTGGCAATGCGGATGAATAACGGGCTATCCTGGGGAGAAATGTCCCCTAGGATAGCCCGTTTTCTCGTTTACGAAGTTGGTGTTTTATGTTGCTTGCGTATTTTCGATCGACACCGCATGGGCAATACAAGGAATTGTCTCGCCCTGCTGAAAGGACAGAGGTGAAAGCAATGCGCCTGTAGCAACGACAAGAATCCGGTTTAGCTCGCCGCGCTCGAGCTGATTCAGCAGGTGCCCATAGGTGACAACGGCCGAGCAGGCGCAGCCGCTGGCTCCGGCTTGAACCTGCTGTTTGCTGTAATCGTATATCATCATGCCGCAATCTTTATAGATGGTTCCTTCCATCGGGATGCGGTGCTCTTTTAGTAAAGTCTTGGCGATATCATAGCCTACTTTTGCTAAATCTCCGGTGACGATCAGATCGTAATACGAAGGGTCTATTCTCATATCTCTGAAATGGGCCTGGATCGTGTCAACCGCTGCGGGAGCCATGGCTGCTCCCATGTTGAACGGATCGCTGATTCCCATATCGATGACTCTGCCGATCGTCGCTGAAGTGACAGCGGGACCTTCCCCTTCCAGCGATACGACGGCAGCGCCTGACCCGGTTACGGTGTATTGCGCTGTTGGCGGCTTCTGTGAGCCGTATTCCGTAGGATAGCGGAATTGCTTCTCCGCACTTGCATTATGGCTGCAGGTGCCGGCAAGAGCATACTTGGCGCCGCCATGGTTAACGGTCAATGAAGCGAGGGCCAGACTTTCCATTGAAGTGGAGCATGCCCCGAAGAGACCGAGGAAAGGAATGTTTAGCGATCTGGCGGCGAAGCTGCTGCTAATGATCTGATTCATCAAATCCCCGCCAAAATAAAACTGGACTTGCTCTTTGGTCAGGCCTGCTTTTTTGACAGCTAGGTTGGCTGATTCTTCGATAAGCGTCTTCTCCGCCTTCTCCCAGCTCTCTTGTCCGAGATACAGGTCTGAATGTATGATATCAAAGTCTTTGGCCAGCGGCCCATCGCCTTCGAAGGGGCCCACGATCGTCGCCCTGCCGACGATCTTCGGTTTGTTCTCAAATATCCAGCTTTGGTGGCCTTTAAGCATGTCACGAACCTCCTCCTCCTGCATATCCAGGTACGAAAATGGCGTAAATAATCCCGATAATGAACGCGGCAACTGTTCCGAATACGATCACAGATCCAGCTAATTTAAACATTCCCGCACCCACTCCTAAGACGATTCCTTCGCTGCGATGTTCGATGGCGGAAGAGGCCATGGAATTCGCGAAGCCGGTGACGGGCACAGCGCTGCCGGCACCAGCCCATTGGGCGATTTTATCGTATACTCCTAACGATGTAAGTATGACAGACAATAATATCAGCACGGCAACGGTTGGGTTGCCCGCTTCTTTATCCGTAAAACCGCCATACTTCATGAATGCCTGCCGGATAGCTTCTCCGATCAGGCAAATGGTCCCTCCGATCAGGAAAGCACGGATGCAATTGCTCCATACGGGGCGCTTTGGTTCCTTGGACTGTGCAAGTTTTTGATATTTCTGCTGAACCGGGGTCATTTTTTTATTTTTGTTTCCCATCACATTGCCTCCTATCTAGCCAAGAGCGGCTTGACGTCCTTAATGATTTGCTGCAATTGCTCGGAGCAGTTCGTGTATAGCTGTTTCGGTTCCGCTTCTTCCGTCGATAAAGCATACATCTCCAGATCGGCCTCACACTTTTTCAAGTTTGCGAGCAAAGCTGCTTTCTCCTGAGGCTCGGGAACACTTATTTTATCGTCGTAGAGGTCAACATATAACTGACCGGTGCCGTCAACCTGTCCAACAAATACGTTTTCGACAGTTACGCCGAGTTTTTCCAGCTCAGTGTGAAGCCAAGCTCTGTTCAACCCGATCGTAGAGAGCGGTTCGTCCATGATTTTCCCGTCGAGAATTACGGCCTGTGTCTCTGGTTCCGGGGCAACTTTTATCCCTAAATGAGACGGGGTTATAGGCTGATATTCTTTTTTTAGCAGGACGTTGATCTCTCCGCTCGGCTCGATAACAGCAAATTCGACTTCGGCTGCCTTGAAAATATTTTTTTTGCGCAGTTGTTCCAGCAGCTCCTCGTTCGTGAGTTTTTCCTTTTTCAAATTGTCTTCAAGGATTTTGCCGCCTTTAATCAGAACCGTTGAGCTGTTGTCGATGACGTTTCGGGCTTTTTTACTTTTGATTTGCAAAAATTCAATTCCCAAAGAGACGAGAACCCAGACGACTAATGCGGTGACGCCAATATACCACTGCTCCTGATGATTCACTGAAATATAAGCAGCCAAATCCCCAATCGTGATCCCTGTAATGTATTCAAATAGGGAAAGCTGCGAGATTTGCCTTTTTCCAAGCAATTTGGTCAGAAGAAAGAGTACTGCAATTGAAACCAAAGTTCTTACGACAACCTCTAACCAGATTTGCATACTGACACTGACACTCCTTTCATTGCGGCTAAAACACGGTAACCCAATTATGCGCAGAAGCTGTTTTTTTACTAACACAAAATTTGGAAGCTCAGATTCCAGTATGTTTTGTGCGAAATGGGCCAAATTATGATGGCGCAAAGCATAGTTACAAGATTAAGGTGGTGAATCAGATGACAGTATCAGCACAAGTAAAAACAACGCTGGCGTCTTTAAAAAGCGCTCAAGCGAACCTGGAGCAATTCGCTTTGAACACGCAAAACAAGGATGCAAAAAACTTGTTTACTACTGCGGCTCAACAAACGCAGCAAATCGTTGACCAAGTGGAAACAAGAGTTTCACAGCTGGAAAATGAAGAGCCGCAGTACAAAGGATTCTAGGACATTCCTTAATCGCAAAATGAAAAGCAATAGCCGAGCCCGTTCAATTGGAACGGGCTTTTGTGCGTGCTGAAGAAGCTTGTAGAATAATCGCCAATGACCTTATCGCGTCTGGATATCAATTTAGAAGCATGTTATAATTTGGTGTAATGCATTTTTCGATGACTTGTGATGGCGTTATAGTTTTAGCGATAGATTGACTAAAGGAGTGGGCCGACACCATGGCTAAGGAAACGAAGGATTACTCCAAGTATTTTGATTTCTCGGACGCCAAAGTCATTTCCGAGGACGAGAGCGGCAAGAAAATCAGAATCCGCGGACGGGATATTCAAATTCTTTCGGAACCCAATCACCGCAAAGAGAAGCAGCGCGGGAAAGAGGATATTCAAGTGTTGTACAACACTGCCGTGCCTAAGGAGCTGAAAGGCATCGGTAACGGCAAGAAATATATTATTTATACGTACGGCTGCCAGATGAATGAGCATGATACCGAGACGATGAAGGGTCTGCTTGAGGAAATGGGCTATACCCCTACGGAAGAGCGTAAGGATGCGAACATTATTCT
This window harbors:
- a CDS encoding membrane dipeptidase; translation: MKVADFHCDALSKMRIHPEMDFTADDRLDVSAKRMVQGNVKLQCFAIFLSKQLGTPNMGHILDQIDVYNARVVPNGIYPIRYAEELEQWEQEGKQGGLLALEGADGLEGNLHYLQVCFELGVRLLGITWNHANWAADGILEQRNGGFTLKGVQLVELSHQLEMILDVSHLSQKGFWELVELSEAARRPFIASHSNAYAVCDHVRNLHDEQIQAIIRMNGRIGVTFVPWFVQKGGTPSSRHLLPHIEHICALGGEHHIMFGSDFDGIEEHLSDLDHCGRYLDWAEMLLKHYPERLVRGWLYDNAVRFLRTWLPKNK
- a CDS encoding 2-oxoacid:acceptor oxidoreductase subunit alpha, whose protein sequence is MISQLSWKIGGQQGEGVESTDRIFSTALNRLGYYLYGYRHFSSRIKGGHTNNKIRISTMPIRAISDDLDILVAFDQESIDLNAHELRSGGVIVADAKFDPTVPEGVDATLFAVPITAIAEELGTSLMKNMVASGASWALLGLPLEVFNKAVEEEFGRKGPAIVEKNIEAVKRGADFVLELAGGPIDSFKLGPADGKQKLFMIGNDAIGLGAVAAGCRIMSAYPITPASEIMEYLIKKLPKFGGTVIQTEDEIAAITMAIGSNYAGVRTMTASAGPGLALMMEAIGLAGMTETPVVIVDTQRGGPSTGLPTKQEQSDINALIYGTHGEIPKIVIAPSSIEECFYDTIEAFNLAEKYQVPVILATDLQLSLGKQSCEMLDYNKIVIDRGYVVKDIPDREDGSMFNRYAFTENGISPRVLPGEKNGIHHVTGVEHDEAGRPSESPVNRKKMMDKRLRKLNKLQVTNPIHLQAPHAEPDILVIGMGSTGGTIDQARARLDGEGIKTNHMTVRLLHPFPVEEVLPEIKKAKKVLVLENNATGQLANLIKQNIGYHDKIVNVLKYDGNPFLPSEVYNECKNVAGNKPQEELV
- a CDS encoding 2-oxoacid:ferredoxin oxidoreductase subunit beta — its product is MATFKEFRNKIKPNWCPGCGDFSVQAAIQRAAANVGLEPEDLAVISGIGCSGRISGYINAYGLHGIHGRALPIAQGVKLANRDLTVIASGGDGDGFAIGMGHTVHAIRRNINITYIVMDNQIYGLTKGQTSPRSGEGFKTKSTPEGSIESTLSPLEVALAAGATFVAQSFSSDLKQLTSLIEQGIQHEGFSLINVFSPCVTFNKVNTYDWFKDNIINLDTVEGYDPTNRLAAMTKLMETGSMITGLIYQNKEKKSYENLVHGFSQEPLAHQSLALSQADFDNLVAEFR
- a CDS encoding phosphate propanoyltransferase; this translates as MSKTVPVGVSARHIHLTQEHIEALFGQGYQLTEFKPLSQPGQFAANETVAVIGPKGQFDKVRILGPARPASQLEISRTDSFAIGVKAPVRESGNIEGTPGITIKGPAGEVVLQEGVIVAARHIHFHTSDAEKWGIKDKQMLKVRLGGERGLVLENVIARVSDSFALDMHIDTDEANAAGASNGDTAEIID
- the spoVAD gene encoding stage V sporulation protein AD, which translates into the protein MLKGHQSWIFENKPKIVGRATIVGPFEGDGPLAKDFDIIHSDLYLGQESWEKAEKTLIEESANLAVKKAGLTKEQVQFYFGGDLMNQIISSSFAARSLNIPFLGLFGACSTSMESLALASLTVNHGGAKYALAGTCSHNASAEKQFRYPTEYGSQKPPTAQYTVTGSGAAVVSLEGEGPAVTSATIGRVIDMGISDPFNMGAAMAPAAVDTIQAHFRDMRIDPSYYDLIVTGDLAKVGYDIAKTLLKEHRIPMEGTIYKDCGMMIYDYSKQQVQAGASGCACSAVVTYGHLLNQLERGELNRILVVATGALLSPLSFQQGETIPCIAHAVSIENTQAT
- the spoVAC gene encoding stage V sporulation protein AC; protein product: MMGNKNKKMTPVQQKYQKLAQSKEPKRPVWSNCIRAFLIGGTICLIGEAIRQAFMKYGGFTDKEAGNPTVAVLILLSVILTSLGVYDKIAQWAGAGSAVPVTGFANSMASSAIEHRSEGIVLGVGAGMFKLAGSVIVFGTVAAFIIGIIYAIFVPGYAGGGGS
- a CDS encoding DUF421 domain-containing protein; protein product: MQIWLEVVVRTLVSIAVLFLLTKLLGKRQISQLSLFEYITGITIGDLAAYISVNHQEQWYIGVTALVVWVLVSLGIEFLQIKSKKARNVIDNSSTVLIKGGKILEDNLKKEKLTNEELLEQLRKKNIFKAAEVEFAVIEPSGEINVLLKKEYQPITPSHLGIKVAPEPETQAVILDGKIMDEPLSTIGLNRAWLHTELEKLGVTVENVFVGQVDGTGQLYVDLYDDKISVPEPQEKAALLANLKKCEADLEMYALSTEEAEPKQLYTNCSEQLQQIIKDVKPLLAR
- a CDS encoding DUF1657 domain-containing protein — encoded protein: MTVSAQVKTTLASLKSAQANLEQFALNTQNKDAKNLFTTAAQQTQQIVDQVETRVSQLENEEPQYKGF